The proteins below are encoded in one region of Ursus arctos isolate Adak ecotype North America unplaced genomic scaffold, UrsArc2.0 scaffold_24, whole genome shotgun sequence:
- the P3H4 gene encoding endoplasmic reticulum protein SC65: MGRPAWGLLWLLLGSAAAQYEKYSFRGFPPEDLMPLAAAYGHALEQYEGESWRESARYLEAALRLHRLLRDSEAFCHANCSGPAPPAASPSGPALGPDGGRGDEWARELQLFGHVLERAACLRRCKRTLPAFQVPYPPRQLLRDFQSRLPYQYLHYALFKANRLEKAAAAAYTFLQRNPKHELTAKYLSYYRGLLDAADEPLTDLEAQPYEAVFLRAVKLYNSGDFRSSTEDMERALAEYLAVFARCLAGCEGAHEQVDFKDFYPAIADLFAESLQCKVDCEANLTPNVGGYFVEKFVATMYHYLQFAYYKLNDVRQAARSAASYMLFDPKDSVMQQNLVYYRFHRARWGLEEEDFQPREEAMLYHNQTSELRELLEFAHMYLQSDDEMELEETVPPVGPKDPPSDAEFEGDGDYEEGIYADWWQEPDAKGDEAEAELEPELA, encoded by the exons ATGGGGCGGCCGGCGTGGGGgctgctgtggctgctgctgggCAGCGCCGCGGCGCAGTACGAAAAGTACAGCTTCCGGGGCTTCCCGCCCGAGGACCTGATGCCCCTGGCCGCGGCCTACGGGCACGCGCTCGAGCAGTACGAGGGAGAGAGCTGGCGCGAGAGCGCGCGCTACCTCGAGGCGGCGCTGCGGCTGCACCGGCTGCTGCGGGACAGCGAGGCCTTCTGCCACGCCAACTGCAGCGGCCCCGCGCCTCCCGCGGCCTCGCCCTCGGGGCCCGCGCTCGGCCCCGACGGCGGCCGCGGCGACGAGTGGGCCCGCGAGCTGCAGCTCTTCGGCCACGTCCTGGAACGTGCCGCCTGCCTGCGACGCTGCAAGCGGACGCTGCCCGCCTTCCAGGTGCCCTACCCGCCGCGGCAGCTGCTGCGCGACTTCCAGAGCCGCCTGCCCTACCAGTACCTGCACTACGCGCTGTTCAAG GCTAACCGGCTGGAGAAGGCGGCAGCCGCGGCCTACACCTTCCTGCAGAGGAACCCGAAGCACGAGCTAACCGCCAAGTATCTCAGCTACTACCGGGGGCTGCTGGACGCGGCCGATGAGCCGCTCACAGACTTGGAGGCGCAGCCCTAcgag GCCGTGTTCCTCAGGGCCGTGAAGCTGTACAACAGCGGGGACTTCCGCAGCAGCACGGAGGACATGGAGCGGGCCCTGGCCGAGTACCTGGCCGTCTTTGCCCGGTGCCTGGCCGGCTGCGAGGGGGCCCACGAGCAGGTGGACTTCAAGGACTTCTACCCAGCCATAGCAG ATCTCTTCGCAGAGTCCCTGCAGTGCAAGGTGGACTGTGAGGCCAACTTGACCCCCAATGTGGGCGGCTATTTCGTGGAGAAGTTCGTGGCCACCATGTATCACTACCTGCAGTTTGCCTACTACAAGT TGAACGACGTGCGCCAGGCCGCCCGCAGCGCTGCCAGCTACATGCTCTTCGACCCCAAGGACAGTGTCATGCAGCAGAACCTGGTGTATTACCGCTTCCACCGGGCTCGCtggggcctggaggaggaggacttCCAGCCCCGGGAG GAGGCCATGCTCTACCACAACCAGACCTCGGAGCTTCGGGAGCTGCTGGAGTTTGCACATATGTACCTGCAGTCGGATGATGAG ATGGAGCTGGAGGAGACAGTGCCACCTGTGGGGCCCAAGGATCCGCCGTCTGATGCCGAGTTCGAGGGGGACGGGGACTACGAGGAGGGCATCTATGCTGACTGGTGGCAGGAGCCGGATGCCAAGGGTGATGAGGCAGAGGCCG aGCTGGAGCCTGAACTAGCATGA